The following are from one region of the Hemibagrus wyckioides isolate EC202008001 linkage group LG24, SWU_Hwy_1.0, whole genome shotgun sequence genome:
- the fam49al gene encoding CYFIP-related Rac1 interactor A isoform X1 codes for MGNLLKVLTCAELEHGPIVFLDFEHAQPTEAETAVWNQVSAVLEEAHGILAELQSYSGAGQEIREAIQNPNDLQLQEKAWNAVCPLVAKLKRFYEFSLRLENALRSLLEALTSPPYAPMQHLEREQALAKQFAEILHFTLSFDELKMTNPAIQNDFSYYRRTISRNRLNNQQLEAENEVNNEMANRMSLFYAEATPMLKTLSNATTKFVSENKTLPIEDTTDCLSTMACVCRVMLETPEYRCRFTNTDTMLFCMRVMVGVIILYDHVHPVGAFAKTSKIDMKGCIKVLKEQPSNSVEGLLNALRYTTRHLNDDSTSKQIRALLQ; via the exons ATGGGGAATCTCCTGAAAGTGCTGACTTGCGCCGAACTTGAGCATGGCCCAATAGTTTTCCTTGACTTTGAAC ATGCCCAGCCCACAGAGGCTGAGACGGCTGTTTGGAATCAAGTCAGTGCCGTTCTGGAGGAGGCTCACGGTATCCTAGCAGAGTTACAATCCTACAGTGGAGCGGGGCAAGAGATAAGAGAG gCTATTCAGAACCCCAATGACCTCCAGCTTCAGGAGAAAGCCTGGAATGCTGTGTGCCCCCTGGTGGCCAAGCTGAAGCGATTCTATGAATTTTCACTCAGGTTAG AAAATGCCCTGCGCAGCCTGTTGGAAGCACTGACAAGCCCACCGTATGCTCCAATGCAGCACCTGGAGCGAGAACAGGCTCTGGCTAAACAGTTTGCAGAGATCCTGCACTTCACTCTCAGCTTCGATGAGCTAAAG ATGACAAATCCAGCCATTCAGAATGACTTTAGTTACTACAGGAGGACCATAAGCCGGAATCGACTGAACAATCAGCAG TTAGAGGCAGAGAATGAAGTCAATAATGAAATGGCCAATCGGATGTCTCTGTTTTATGCGGAAGCAACACCCATGCTGAAAACCTTGAGCAATGCCACAACTAAGTTTGTGTCAGAG AACAAGACTTTGCCTATTGAAGACACCACAGATTGCCTGAGCACTATGGCCTGCGTGTGCCGGGTCATGCTGGAGACTCC GGAATACCGGTGCCGTTTCACCAACACAGACACTATGCTGTTCTGCATGCGTGTTATGGTGGGTGTCATTATCCTCTACGATCACGTTCACCCCGTGGGTGCCTTCGCTAAAACCTCCAAGATTGAC atGAAGGGCTGCATCAAGGTGTTGAAAGAGCAGCCTTCAAACAGCGTGGAGGGACTGCTGAATGCACTG
- the fam49al gene encoding CYFIP-related Rac1 interactor A isoform X2: MGNLIKVLGKDLENCPHFFLDFENAQPTEAETAVWNQVSAVLEEAHGILAELQSYSGAGQEIREAIQNPNDLQLQEKAWNAVCPLVAKLKRFYEFSLRLENALRSLLEALTSPPYAPMQHLEREQALAKQFAEILHFTLSFDELKMTNPAIQNDFSYYRRTISRNRLNNQQLEAENEVNNEMANRMSLFYAEATPMLKTLSNATTKFVSENKTLPIEDTTDCLSTMACVCRVMLETPEYRCRFTNTDTMLFCMRVMVGVIILYDHVHPVGAFAKTSKIDMKGCIKVLKEQPSNSVEGLLNALRYTTRHLNDDSTSKQIRALLQ; the protein is encoded by the exons ATGGGGAACCTCATTAAGGTCCTTGGCAAGGATTTAGAGAACTGTCCACATTTTTTTCTGGACTTTGAAA ATGCCCAGCCCACAGAGGCTGAGACGGCTGTTTGGAATCAAGTCAGTGCCGTTCTGGAGGAGGCTCACGGTATCCTAGCAGAGTTACAATCCTACAGTGGAGCGGGGCAAGAGATAAGAGAG gCTATTCAGAACCCCAATGACCTCCAGCTTCAGGAGAAAGCCTGGAATGCTGTGTGCCCCCTGGTGGCCAAGCTGAAGCGATTCTATGAATTTTCACTCAGGTTAG AAAATGCCCTGCGCAGCCTGTTGGAAGCACTGACAAGCCCACCGTATGCTCCAATGCAGCACCTGGAGCGAGAACAGGCTCTGGCTAAACAGTTTGCAGAGATCCTGCACTTCACTCTCAGCTTCGATGAGCTAAAG ATGACAAATCCAGCCATTCAGAATGACTTTAGTTACTACAGGAGGACCATAAGCCGGAATCGACTGAACAATCAGCAG TTAGAGGCAGAGAATGAAGTCAATAATGAAATGGCCAATCGGATGTCTCTGTTTTATGCGGAAGCAACACCCATGCTGAAAACCTTGAGCAATGCCACAACTAAGTTTGTGTCAGAG AACAAGACTTTGCCTATTGAAGACACCACAGATTGCCTGAGCACTATGGCCTGCGTGTGCCGGGTCATGCTGGAGACTCC GGAATACCGGTGCCGTTTCACCAACACAGACACTATGCTGTTCTGCATGCGTGTTATGGTGGGTGTCATTATCCTCTACGATCACGTTCACCCCGTGGGTGCCTTCGCTAAAACCTCCAAGATTGAC atGAAGGGCTGCATCAAGGTGTTGAAAGAGCAGCCTTCAAACAGCGTGGAGGGACTGCTGAATGCACTG